CTCCGGGGATTTTCCAGCGACCGTTCAACATCCTTTGCGGTTTTGTCGTAGATACTTTCCCGGACGTGGCTCCAGTTGTATGACCGGAACTCTTCTTGAAAACTACGCATCCAGAAAAAGCGTTAACGGGCTGCTTGCTGCCGCAGAATTTCCTTTGGCTGCCAGTCCGGCCTCAAATGCCAGTCTTCCTGCTTCCACACCCAGCCTGAAAGCATGGGCCATACCGACAGGGTCGGAAGCTACGGCTATGGCCGTATTGACCAGTACGGCATCTGCACCCATTTCCATTGCTTTTGCTGCGTCGGAAGGTGATCCGATGCCTGCATCCACAATCACGGGAACAGCACTTTGTTCAATAATGATTTCGAGAAAGTCTGCTGTTTTCAAACCCTTATTACTGCCGATGGGAGCCCCCAGGGGCATTACGGCAGCCGCACCGGCGCTTTCGAGGCGCTTGCACAAAACGGGGTCAGCGTGTATATAGGGCAAAATAACAAAGCCAAGTTTTGCGAGCTGTTCGGTTGCCAGCAGGGTTTCCATGGCATCGGGCATGAGGTATTTGGGGTCAGGGTGGATTTCCAGCTTCACCCAATGCGTTTCCATTGCTTCTCTTGCCAGCTGTGCTGCCAATATCGCCTCCCGGGCATTTCTTGCGCCCGAAGTATTCGGCAGCAGGTTGATGTGACCGTGCTTCAGGTACCTGAGGATCTCGTCATCCTGCCGGCCAGAAGCTACTCTGCGCAAGGCAACGGTCACCAGTTCCGACCCTGAGGACAACAGGGATTGCTCCATTAGGGCACCGGAGCTGAATTTCCCCGTTCCGGTAAAAAGCCTTGAATGGAAAGTCTTATCAGCGATTTTTAGCATAATGTTTTATAAAGTTGTGTAACAAATTGTTTGCGGTCAGGGGAATGAGTAATGGCAGCGGACATGGCCACGCCATGTACACCCGCGGACAGGAGGCCGGTAATATCTTCATCCGTAATACCGCCGATCGCGATCACTGGGATACTGATGTTCATTTGATGGATTGTTTCAAGAATCGCTCTGTAGCCGTCAGCACCCAGTACCGGACTTAGGTTTTGCTTGGTATTAGTAAAGCGGTAAGGGCCAAGTCCTACGTAGTCTGCGCCCTCCTGCACCCTTTGCAATACATCCTGCAGCGTATTGGCAGTACCACCGATGATCATGTTTCCGCCCATCTGCCTGGCCGTTTGGATGGGCAGATCTTCAAGCCCGAGATGTACGCCAAAAGCGCCTGTATCCCGGGCAACTTCCGGATAATCGTTGATGATCAGTTTGGCACCGTATGAATCGCAGAGGTTTTTAGCAAGTGATGCTTTTTCCAGGATCATTTCCGCAGGCTCGTTTTTAATGCGCAGTTGTATCCATCTGCAGCCCGCGTCAAGCGCGGAGGCTATGCTTTCCAGGTGTGTAAAAGCAGCCGTCTGATTCGATATAAAATGAAGTTTGCCGATCAAAGTTTATTGGTTTAGCACATTGTTAAGTTGAATAAAAGTCTGAGGAGCTTTTGCCGGATTTTTCCATAGGGTACCTGACACGGCTGCTCCGTCAAAATTCATCTCTTTGATGTTACGAATATTGGACTGATCAATTCCACCCAGTCCGATGACCGGTAACTTTTTCTCCGCTGCATCGAGCCGGAAGCCGGGAGGAAGGATACCCTGATACCCCGGTTTGGAAATACTGTTGTAAACCGGACCGAAAAATGTATAATCAAAAGAAGTTAATATGTTTGTATCCAGCAATTTGTGGATGGAAGTACTCAGGATAAAACCTTCTGATTTCATTTGCATCAGCGTGCTCTCATCCGTTGTCATCCGTAAATTTTCGGGAAAATGCAGCCGCCTGATCCCATATTCCAGGGCTACGGGAAAATGTTGATGAACGGCGATTTTGGATAAAAAGGCAGGGCAGATGCCACGCAGCAGACGGTCCAGATCCGATGCGGTCCCATCGGGTTTTCTGAGATGCAGGTATTCCATCCCGTTTTCAAAAAGCAGGTTAATGCACCCAGCCTCATTGGGCAGATACACAGGTGACGATATGACGATCAGCTTCATCCTAACCGCCTTGTGTGGCTCTGATGATAATTAATTGATCATCAGGCTGCAGTTGGTGCAAGGCCCACTGCGATTTGCTGACCACCTGGTTATTGATGGCTACCGCTATTCCCTGATGATTTGTTTCGAAAATTTCTGTCAGCAATTGCTGCACGGTAAAAGTGTCAGGAATTACGCTGGGTGTTTGGTTGATTTTTATCTCCATTCCGGTTATCGTTTGAGAAACTTGGGGAATGGACCTTGCAGAAAAAGATATAAGTAAACCCTTCAGGAGGCTCACTACTTTTCCCTTCGTCAGTATGAACTGCATCAGGTTCAAAGGGTATAATCTCAGACCACCATAGTGGACACCCCCAAAGTTTTAACAAAACTAAGTCAAAAATATGACGAATAAAACCTTCCGCCGGGAAGTACCTGCATGATGACGAAATATCGATATGGCGGTCTGATAAATATGCGATAAATTTGAAAGGTACAAGTATCAGGTCCGGACATTAAACAAAAGCATACGAGTTAACCGAAATGCCCGACCGTTGGGACTGTACACTCATATTTTAATCTAAACGATAACTCATTTAACCGAAATACTAAGTTTACCAGAATGGATCTTAGAATAAGAAACGCCACAAAGAAGGATTTACCCGCGATTTTAGAAATTGTTAATCAAACGATCCTCACGTCCACCGCAATTTATGATTATGAGATCAGGACGCTTGAGGAGCAAACGGAGTGGTTTGAGCGTGTGACGGACAACGGTATGCCCATCATTGTTGCCGATCAGGATGGGGAGGTGCTGGGATATGGTTCATACAATACCTTTCGCCCCAAAATAGGGTACCAGTTCACGGTGGAGCACTCTATTTATCTTGACGAGAAGTCCAGGGGTATGGGTGTAGGAGGCAAGCTATTGGGCAGTCTCATTCAGCGGGCACGGGAGCAGGGCCTTCATACGATGATAGGAGGGATAGATGCGGCCAACAGGGGAAGTATTGAATTTCACAAAAAATATGGTTTTGTAGAAAAGGGTTATCTGAAAGAAGTGGCCTACAAGTTTGATCAGTGGCTGGACCTGGTCTTCATGCAGCTGATTCTTGAATAGGGGGCCGACTGGCACAAAAAAATGGCTGCCCGCATCCGTGGCAGCCATTTTGCTATGTTATACTGTTGTTTTTTAATTTTAATGTGCTCGTCCGGTTTCTACGTAGGTATCTTCATCACCGGTTGGTTTCCCCTGCCACCAGGATGCCAGTATTGAGCCTGTAATGTTCATCAACGGCCCGAACACGGCTGGGGCAAGACCTACCGTAGCCATTTTTCCCATTTCTTTCGCGATACCGGATGCAAGTCCGCCATTTTGCATACCCACCTCAATAGCGATGGTACGGCAGTCGCGCTCGCTCATTTTGAATAGCCGTCCCGACCAGTAACCCAGTGTATAGCCCGAGAGATTGTGAATCAGTACGAGGAGCAACAAAGTGGGGCCGATGGTCAGCAGGCTGTCGCGGCCGGCAGCGGTGATGATCACGATAATGAAGGCAATTCCGCCCATGGATACGAGCGGCATGGCGTTGTCCAGCCATTTGGCCTTTCCGCTGAATAACTTATTGAATATCAGCCCTGCTCCGATAGGTATGATGACCATTTTTACGATATCCCACATCATGTGGAGGGTATCTATTTTGACAAATGCACCAGCCAGAAGGCTCATCAGTACCGGCGTTACAATAGGCGCAAGCATGGTAGAAATGGCGGTGATGGTAATGGAAAGTGCCAGGTTTGCTTTGGCAAGATAGGATATCACATTGGATGCCATACCGTTAGGAGAACAGCCAATCAGGATTATTCCTGCTGCAATTTCAGGCGGAAAACCACTCAGATTGGCGAGTGTGTACCCGATACTGGGCATAATAATAAAATGGCTTATCACTCCGATCAATACACCTTTTGGCATTTTAACAACGCCTACAAAATCCTGGAAACTCATGGAAGTTCCCATTCCGAACATGATGAGCTGGATCAGGGGGGTGATCAGCACAGCCAGTTTGAAACCGTTGAACTGCTGAAAATACTGGGGATAATAGAGGGCAGTGGTTACGGCAGCAAAAATAATGGTGGTATAGGTAAAGCCCTTGAGCTTTTCAAAACCACGAAAACTGATGGCCAGCGCCAGGAAAAACAGGATGAAAAAAGGCCCTGCCTGAGGAAGGCTGCCGGTTAAACCCAGGTAGAGTGCAATGAGGAGGCAAACGGCCGCTATACCTGACAATAGCTTGTAAATATTCATGTTTTTATTTTTATTATACAATTTTAAAAAGGGCATAGTTTATTATTTCAATGACTTTTGGCAGATACCAGTCTGTCAGTGTTTAGAAAAAGATAGCAGATTAAGGCCGCTTTATTGCTGAAAAAGCAGGAACAGAAGCTGCCTTACTTAATAAACTGCTATCTTCCTTCAGAAAATTACCAGGTTCTTTTTTTCATGTATTCGTCCAGTTCCGAACGTTTCATGGGGATTTCCTTAGGATTTTTATCCAGCCATTTCAGGAAATCTTCTTTCAGTTTGTCGGTCCACTGGCTGTCAATCTGGCCAGGAGTATATTTCCCTTCTTTGAGCATCTGAATACCAAATTTGTCACGGATAGCGATGAATTCGGCGGTAAGTACCACTTTTTCTACCAAATGAGCGGGAATGAAAATCACGCCCTCTCTTTTTGCGAGCACCACATCACCGGGAAGTACGATGGCCCTGCCGATGCGGATGGGTGTGTTCAGTCCTGTAAGTACGACGTCTTTCAGGTAGGAAGGATCCCAGTCTCTCACAAAAGCATTGAAACCTTCTATTTTGGACAGACCTTCCAGGTCACGGGAGGAGGCATCGAAAATGACACCGGTTCCGGTTTTTGCAAAAATAGAGTTGCCAAGGTTATCGCCGATAAGGGTTCCCTGGGCAATCTTCCCGAAACCATCCGCCACATATACATCACCTTTGGAGAGCTGGTCAATGGGCCAGGAATTGGTGTTGCCAATGCGGCCTGCTTTTTGGCCACGTTCTTTAATGTTTTTTTCAATATCCGGACGAGAGGGCATGAACTGCGCGGTAAGTGCACGCCCTGCAATGGGGACATCATTATGAATCATTTTCCAGTTTCCGTCGAACTGGCAGTTGTAACCTTCATTCTGCAGGACAACCCAGGCTTCTTCAATGGCAATTTCTTTCACGCGGCGGATCATGTCGTCCGATACTCTGGGGCGTCCGTCAGGAAAACGTTCTCCTTTCCATTCTGAAGTAAGGAAGATCAGTTCTTCTTTGGAAATGGTCTGTGCCCTGACAACGGCCAGGCTACCTATGAGACAGAGAGAGGTAAGCAGACTGAAAACTTTCAATTTCATAAAATAATAGTCAATTAAGCGGCAAATGGATAATGTAAAATCTGATGATAGGTTTTTTGCCGGAAGTTATACCTGAAACTTCCGGCAAGTTAGCCTAATTCTGCATGAATATGAACTTTGGTATAGGTAAGCTATTTCTGAATTAAACCTTCTACATTGTTTGATTATCATCCGTCAGTTTCCGGACAGGTCGGTAACAACAGGTAAAATAATACGGCTTAACTTAGGCCCGCCATGATGGACGGTCTGCTGTGCAATGCGTGTTTTGGTACTGCTTCCAAGAGGCTCGCCGGTATTTGGATTTCTGTCAAACTGCGGGAAATTACTGGAAGTGATATCCACCCGTATGCGGTGGCCCGGCAAAAATGCATTGGCTGTTCCGGTCAGTTCAATTTCGTACTCATAAACCTGATTGGGTGTGAGCAGTTTCATCTTATCCAGTCCCTCACGGAATTTCGCCCTGATGATCCCTTCTGAAACAGGCATGGCATAACCATTCGGATACACATCCACCAGCTTGATCATCCAGTCGGTATCCGGGCCATCTGTTGCCGCATGGAGTTTCATTTTTACAGGACCGGCTATGGTGATCGGTTTTTCGAGAAATTCACTTGTATAAACCAATACATCCTGGCGTTGTTCCAGCGTGCGCTGGTCACGGGGGCCGGAAGATGTAGGCGTACCGCAGCAGTTGTTTCCTCCCATGGTGGGTACCGGGTTTTCGGGGTCGTAACGGTATGTGTCTGTTGCAGCTTTTTCTGGTTTGGTAAAAGATAACGTACCTTCTCCGCGTACCGAATTGGCAGCACCTTTTGCACCCAGATACAGCTCCTGATATTTTGTTCCTGGAATGGGCCAGTCGGTCTCGCCGCGCCATTTGTTGATACCCATGTAAAAAAGTTTCACAGGTTTCTCCTTATCCAATCCGTTTTTGATACCTTTCAGGTGATAATCAAAGAAGCCGAGTTCCGTCTCAAATTGTTCAACATAAGCGGCAGGAGTGAAATCCACTCCGCCAAATGACTGAGAAGGACCATGTCCCCACGGGCCTATGATCATCCGTGCATTGGCTCTTGCCTCGGGTGTTGCACCTTTGTTTTTCATACCCACATATCCGTTGATCGTTCCCATCACGAAGATGTCAAACCAGCCACCTGAGGTATATACGGGTACCTTAATTTTGTTAAAACGTTCTTCGTCACTAATGGATTTCCAGTAATCGTCATAACTCTCATGTTTGATCCAGTCGCGGTAATGCTGCACCACAGAACCTGCTCCCCTCATATCCATATCTTTAAGTGGCAGGTGCATCAGTACATTTTCATATTTCAATTCTTCCGGCATAAAGGCTTCGGTATGCCAGGTCTGAGGAAGCATAATACGGTTGGGCATCCGTGCCACGCCCCAGCCGTAGTTGAAACTCAGGCGGTAGGCTCCTCCCATGGTCAGCCAGTTGGCATAAATGTTGGTGGAAGCCAAAGCCGGAAATGCAGCGGTTAAGTGCGGCGGTGCCATGCTGGCGGCCTGCCATTGGTTGTGGCCCAGGTAACTTCCTCCCTGTGTACCAACCTTTCCGTTCGAGAATGGCTGCGCCGCTGCCCATTCAATCGTGTCGTAACCGTCATTGGCTTCATCCCTGAAAGGCTCCCATTTGCCATCGCTTTCGTAACGGCCACGCACATCCTGAACAATCACAACATAACCGCGCTGTGCGAACTTGGTCATGGTTTGGTGGTGAACGCCTTCGCGCTGCGATCCGTAGGGTGTCCTGGTGATGATGGTTGGATACTTTCCAGGCGCCGCAGGCATGTACAGATCGGCGTAAAGGATGACCCCGTCGCGCATGGGAATTGCCCGGTGTCTTTCAATTTTTATTTCATTGAACTGGTTCGCATAGGCAAGCGCATTCGAAATAAAAAGCGCGCTGGCAAGCAGGAGTATTCGAAGTAAACCGAAAAATTTTGGATGAGGTTGAGTATTCATGCGTGGTGGATTTAGGATCAAAGGATAAAAAGCTACCTGCGTGAAATTACGAGGGGGTTGGTAAGACCATTCAGGTCATACACGACTCTTCCCGCGCGAATCGTCACTTCGGCTTCCAGTTTTTGTTTGCCTTGTATTTTGGTACCGGTGTAGTCCCAGAACCCGAAGGTGCCGGTATCATTCAGCTGGAACTTGCCATCGATCAGTCTCAGAACGGCAACATCCGCCCGGGAGCCGACAGAAAGATTACCGAGCTGTTCGCGGTGGATCGCCTGCGCGGGTGCCCAGGTACTGGCTTTGATCACACTTGGCAGGTCCATACCCATGGCCAGAAACTTGGACATTACATTCAGCATGTCCTTCATGGCATTATTCATGCTTCCGGTGTGGATATCGGTACTGATGGTGTTAGGGTAAAATCCGCTTTTAACAGCGGGGATGGCCTGGGAAAAGGCAAAACTGATCCCACCGTAACCGACATCGAAAAGGATACCTTTTTTGCGGGCTTCGTATACAAACGGTTTGATTTTGCCGGTGGCTACATCCAATATGGGCTCACGGCTCGAGAGCTGCCCAAAGCAATGCGTAAAGATATCTCCCGGCCGCAGGTGTTTCATGAAGAGTTCTTCAATGGGAAGCACAGGCGTACTTCCTCCGAAATCGATCATGACGGGGATATTGGCGAGTTTACCCGCCTCAACGGCCTTGTCGGTGGGTGTCCAGTTGTATCCGTTATAGTGCGCAAGTTTTACGCCGACCACATACTCCGGATTTTCCATAGCCACTTTGGCAGTAGCAGCCGCATCCATATCATCCACATTCTGTTCGTAGGTACCGCCCCGCATGCCTTCGCCCACAATGTTGAGAAATGCAAGTACCCGGGTTTTTGAAATATCAATGGTTTGTTTTTTGAAATCGGGAAAAGATTTCCAGCCGGAACAACCTGCATCCACAACCGTAGTGACGCCGGTACGGAAAGTGAAGCCGTCTGGCGGTAAGGCATTGGGGCCGTTGCTGTACGTCTGATCCATTTTGGTTCCAAAGAAATTGTGCGAATGAATGTCAATAAGCCCGGGGGTAACGTACAGGCCTTTGGCATTAACAACCTGCCTGCCTTCTTTTGGGTCGATATTTTTGGCAACGAGCTTAATGGTATCGCCGTTCATGGCTACATCCAGCAGTGCATTGATATTGTTTTTAGGATCAATAACACGGCCGCCCTTGATAACAACACTATATTTCTGCGCAGCGGCAACCTGGATACCTAGTGCAAAGACACTCAGCAAAACGATCAGCTTTTTCTTCATGTTTGTGGTTTAAGGGAATAAAATAATAAATAAAAGTTTTGCCGGAAAGGTAAGACTTGCCAGTGACCCGGTGTCTTTTGCGATTGAGAGCTACTTATTCCGAGCATTTTCAGTCGGCGTCTTCCGGAGTCCAGATGTTAGACATCATTTTGCAGGTGTGATCCCTATCCAACTTGAAAGTTTGTTTTATCGGTCTTGCCGTCTCGTCATTTTTCGGGCCGTTTTGCGAGACGTTCACGGGAAGATCCGTTTTGTCATAAAAAGAAATACGGATTGTCAGTTTATTAACAACCCGTATTCCGTTAAATGTATCTCAATCACTTATCCCACCATACTATGCTGGAAAGCGTGTTGGTGCCACCTTGTCTGGTGCGTGCTTCGTAGAAATTCGTCTGATTGTAAGTTTCTTCCGAATCCGGGATCACAAAACGGGTGGGGATTTTACCTCCCGTGAGGTTACCAGGGTAGTTGGTCGGGATAAGCTTGGGATAACCGGTACGTCTCCAGTTGGAGAATATCTCGTATTCATCCTCCAGGAAAAGAGATACCCATTTCTGCGTGTGGATCTGCTCCATCTGCTGCTCAACCGTGCCGGCCGCATTGTAAGGGTTGACGTCCAGGTACGCATTCACTTTAGCATCTGATATGGTAGCCGCCGCTCCGAACAGGGCCCATTGTCCCATTCCTGCTTTTACAGCCTTGTCGTAGGAATCCTTCGCAGTGGCTCCCGCATACCATCCTCTCAAAGTTGCTTCTGCTAGTAAAAGATTGGTTTCAGCATTTCCAAAAACAAGCAGAGGGGCGTTGTATTTCAGGAGCGTATTGGGGTTTGGCTCCGAAAAGCTGTTGAAGTTTTCGGGTACGTTGTTGTAAAGGGCATTGGGCATACCCAACTGGAGCGCTGTGCTGGTATCCGCAACAAAACTGCTTCCGGAAGGTATCCACACAATGGAGATTACATTCAGACGCGGATCTTTGGTTCCTTTCAGGTGGTCAATCAGGGTTTTTGCAAATTTACCACCCTCGATATTCTGCCCGCCGGGTGTGATGTAATCAGTACTTAACAAACCACTGGCAATGAAATTCCGGCTTGCGGTCTGGGTTCCGTCCACATAGGCGATCACGGCGCGGTCAGCATCTGCCGTAATAATGCCACCTGCAATTGCTTTTTCTACCCATGTTTTTGCCATGGTTGGATCAACCTGTGTCAGGCGCATGCCCAGGCGGAGCATAAGTGAATAAGCAAATTTCTTCCATTTGGTTACGTCTCCGCCGTAAATGAGATCGGCATTGGCAAAAGTGGGCTTCGTCGTATCAAAAGCCTTGGCTGCTTCATCCAGTTCTTTCAGCATGTCAGCATAAATAACTTGCTGTGTATCGTACTTTGGAGCATAATTTTTGTCCGCGAGCGCTTTGCCGGCATCAAAATAGGGGATGTCACCATAAAGATCCGTCAGGCGATGGAACAGGTATGCCTTCCAGATACGCGCTACAGACAATTTGTTAACATCGGCAGGGTTAACTGAAACGGCTTCAATTACCTGAGCCAACTCAATGACGGCCCCTGTGTAAGCACCCCAGTTTCCGGTTGAATAACCGTAGTTAAAGTACTTGTCTCCCGCGGCAGGAACCTCTTTACAGGTAGCGAAGTGCTGCATGGACTGGCCAATGGTGAGGTAGGCAGCCCCGGTATAGTTTACGCTGACGGCATCCAGCTGGGCTTTTGTGAAAAGAAACCCTGGCACTACTTCAGAGGATTTATTGGGGTCCTTGTTCATTTCCACAAAACCATTGTCGCAGGAAGGTAACATCAGGGCCAGAGGAGCTGCAAATAATATTTTTTGAATCAGATTTTTCATCATTGGAGAAATTAAATGATTAGAATTTTACCATCAGGTTCACACCCATGCTTCTTGTTCTGGGTACACCAAATGCTTCCAGACCCTGCGCATTGGTACTTGTATAACCGGATTCCGGATCAAAGTACTGGTTCTTCTTATCCTTGTAAAGAATGAACAGGTTACGTGCAGTCAGAGATATAGAGGCCGACTGTAGTTTGAGCAAGGAGAATTTGCTTACAGGCAAATTGTAGCTCAGCACCACCTGACGAAGTTTGACGAAATCATTGTTGAACATAAACATGGCCGTGTAATTCTTATCATTATCATAATAAGTATCTACGTCAACTTTTTGCCAGGTTTTGGTGTAGGGTGCTCCCTCGGCCGTAACACCTTCTACGGTTATGCCGGTATCACGTCCTGGAAGTGTTTCCTGAGGCAGACCAAAACGATAGGCATACTGATACAGGTTGGAGTAAACGATACTTCCGAATTTTCCGTCAATCAGTACGTTCAATGAGAAGTTTTTGTAGGTGAAATTATTGGTGATACCCATGGTCAGAGGAGGAGTTCCCTGTCCGATCTTTTCCAGATCACCTCTTACCGCGTAACCGCTGGCAGGGTTGAAAATTACGTTTCCGCTGGCATCCGTTTTCTTGCGGTACCCCCAGACGGTACCGTATGGCTCGCCCACCTTGTTACGGATTAAGCCACCGCCGATTCCGCTGCCGACGTCAATACTTTTAAGGCCTTCTGCCAGTTTTTCGATTTTACTTTTATTGTAAGCCATGTTGAAACTCACATCCCATCCGAATTTCCCGGTTTTAACGGGTGTTCCGGTAATGAGCAATTCAACCCCCTTGTTGCTTAGTTCACCCACATTCAGCAAAGCCGATGTGTAGCCAGAAGAAATAGCGATTGTACTTTGTACGATATCGTCTGTGGTTTTCCGGTTGTATAGGGTCAGGTCAAAACCCAGGCGGTTGTTAAGGAAACGGGCTTCAATACCTCCCTCATAGGTTGTGGAAGTAAGCGGACGCAAATCGGGGTTGGGAACCAGGCTTGATCCCAGTGTCTGAACCGGCCGACCGTTATGGCCACCCTGTACCATGCTGTAAGTGGGATAAATGATATAAGGAGCTACGGTTGCACCTCCCACTTGGGCCCATGATCCGCGAAGTTTTGCAAAACTTACCGCCTCGGGTAATTTAAAGGCTTCGGACAAGATCAGCGATCCACCCACGGAAGGGTAGAAAATACTATTGCTTTTTGGATTCAGAACCGAGAACCAGTCCTGTCTTCCCGAGAAAGTCAGATAGGCAAAACCTTTGTACCCAAAATCAGCTGAGGCGAAAACTGAGTTGATAGCACTTTTATTGTATGTTGGCGTTGTAGAAAGGATCGCAAGGTTGGTATAGCTATAGAAGTAAGGTACCGTAAACTCGCTTCCCGCAATGAGCGTCTGATCGTAAACACTTCTTTGTGAGTTACCACCCAGCATGGCCGAGAAACTGAGATCTTCAAAGAAGTTGGTATTGTAGTTCAGCGTCAGCATACCGTTGGTTTCCGATGAAGTTGTTTTTCTGGCCTCGTAGGTACCCAGCGGTGCATAGTTATTGTTGGTAGGCTGTACGTATTCAGACTGGAAACTGTAGTAATCCTGGCTAATACTTCCTTTGATGAAGAAGTTGTCAAGGATGTCATATTTGATGTTTGCCTGCCCGATGAAACGGTTTTTGCTGTCGTCGTTTTTAAATTTGTTAACAACAAAGTAAGGGTTGGATGCAATGGGGACCGGGTTCCAGGCAAGTTCGACACCTGTTACCGGGTCATAACCCGGAGCCAGGCTGCGGATATCCACGACGTTTGCCGCCAGATAAGTCGCCCAGTGAGGGTTCATATCCGCATATCCGACTTTAGGACGGTTCGTGCCCTGTTCCAGGTTATACTGAACAACGGTTTCGATGCTCAGCTTTTTACCCAGAAGAGCATTCAGATTTAGGTTTGCTATGCGCCTTACAAAAGATGAATTGGGTACAATGCTGTTGGACTTGGTATTGTTGAGACCCAGGCGGAAATTTACGTTTTGATTTCCTCCCGTGAAGGCCACCGAATTGATATAGTTAGTACCTGCATCATAAAAATGCTTAAGATTATCCTTCTGAGGGGAATAAGGATGCAGTTTCCCGTCTACCTGGATGGTGGGCTGTCCGTCCATTTTAGCGCCGTAGGAAAGACGTCCCGTGCTGATGGCTTCGGTCAGCGTGGTTGGCTTTTTACCATCCACACCCTGGCCATACTCATACTGCCAGTTAGGAATCACAGCAATACTTTCAAATGTAAAATTGCTGTTTACTTCCACACCGATGCCTTTTTGTGCACGTCCTTTTTTGGTGGTGATCAAAATTACACCGTTGGAAGCGCGGGCGCCGTAAAGGGCCGCTGCCGGGCCACCTTTCAAAACACTGATGGATTCAATATCATCCGGGTTAATACCTCCGATACCGTCCCCACGGTCCACGTTCATGGCGTTACCGTCAGAAGTAGTACCGCCACCAGGAATACTGTTGTCCATTGGCATACCGTTGATTACGTACAGCGGCTGGTTGTTTCCATTCAATGAGCCATTCCCACGGATAATGATACGGCTGGACCCGCCGGGGCCTGTTGCCATACCTGTGGCATTCACACCCGCAATTTTACCGGTCAGTGCGTTGGCTACGTTGTTTTCACGTGCCTGGGTAAATTCACTTCCCTTTACTTCACTTACGGCATAGGCCAGTGCTTTTTTCTCCCGCGCAATACCAAGGGCCGTAATCACGACTTCATTCAGCGCTTTTGCCTCCGGCACCATCTTGACCGATATCGTGCTTTGCGTACCTACGGTAACTTCCTGGGAAGTGTAACCCACAAAACTGAAGATCAGTACTGCAGTTGTAATTTCTTCATCAGGTATATCCAGCCGAAAGGAACCGTCAACATCAGTTGATGTTCCTCTTTGAGTACCTTTTACGAGAACACTTACCCCAGGCAGACCGTTGCC
This portion of the Dyadobacter sp. CECT 9275 genome encodes:
- a CDS encoding SusC/RagA family TonB-linked outer membrane protein, which produces MSKTVHFHHALQKIMRISLYQALLSIAFSTLVHAYDLRAQRILEQKVTLRLSNAEVDYALDKIENVTKVKFMYNPQIFAGNQKVSYKFQGEALSEVLTKILSPYKVSYEVVQDRIILKRSQPVQVEESVPANSIILAPKRNLTGKVEDETGNGLPGVSVLVKGTQRGTSTDVDGSFRLDIPDEEITTAVLIFSFVGYTSQEVTVGTQSTISVKMVPEAKALNEVVITALGIAREKKALAYAVSEVKGSEFTQARENNVANALTGKIAGVNATGMATGPGGSSRIIIRGNGSLNGNNQPLYVINGMPMDNSIPGGGTTSDGNAMNVDRGDGIGGINPDDIESISVLKGGPAAALYGARASNGVILITTKKGRAQKGIGVEVNSNFTFESIAVIPNWQYEYGQGVDGKKPTTLTEAISTGRLSYGAKMDGQPTIQVDGKLHPYSPQKDNLKHFYDAGTNYINSVAFTGGNQNVNFRLGLNNTKSNSIVPNSSFVRRIANLNLNALLGKKLSIETVVQYNLEQGTNRPKVGYADMNPHWATYLAANVVDIRSLAPGYDPVTGVELAWNPVPIASNPYFVVNKFKNDDSKNRFIGQANIKYDILDNFFIKGSISQDYYSFQSEYVQPTNNNYAPLGTYEARKTTSSETNGMLTLNYNTNFFEDLSFSAMLGGNSQRSVYDQTLIAGSEFTVPYFYSYTNLAILSTTPTYNKSAINSVFASADFGYKGFAYLTFSGRQDWFSVLNPKSNSIFYPSVGGSLILSEAFKLPEAVSFAKLRGSWAQVGGATVAPYIIYPTYSMVQGGHNGRPVQTLGSSLVPNPDLRPLTSTTYEGGIEARFLNNRLGFDLTLYNRKTTDDIVQSTIAISSGYTSALLNVGELSNKGVELLITGTPVKTGKFGWDVSFNMAYNKSKIEKLAEGLKSIDVGSGIGGGLIRNKVGEPYGTVWGYRKKTDASGNVIFNPASGYAVRGDLEKIGQGTPPLTMGITNNFTYKNFSLNVLIDGKFGSIVYSNLYQYAYRFGLPQETLPGRDTGITVEGVTAEGAPYTKTWQKVDVDTYYDNDKNYTAMFMFNNDFVKLRQVVLSYNLPVSKFSLLKLQSASISLTARNLFILYKDKKNQYFDPESGYTSTNAQGLEAFGVPRTRSMGVNLMVKF